CATTATTTTTTATCGAGTGATTGCGACATAGAGTCGCTCTTAACATGCAATTCTTTTCTTCTGCTCACTAGATGCTACACTTAGACCAACTATTACATGTAAAAGGATGATGTGGATGTGGAAGGCACTATTATTTAATTCTGTTTGGATGGGCATCACAATACCAATTCTTTTGAGTATTACTTTTACAATTTTACACCCTCTATTCGTTTCTGGTAATAATGGTGTTCTCATGATTGTCGTTACTTTAATCATTGGCATAATCGATGTTTACCTAGCAATTCGGATTTGGACATGGATCGAAGAAAAGTCCTACAAACGAAAACGATACATGTGAGTGCAGCCTAACGGATGAACACTTTAAAAAGTCGCTTTATCTTTTTTCTTTGCCATTAGTCTGTTTTTTCTTTTTGGAGGCTGATAATTCGCTTCAAGTTGACCGCGATGATCGCCATCACGCTCTGCAATGTCATGCCTTTTAGGTCTGACGTTTTGTTTCGCGCCAAACCATACGTATTCTTCAGTTGATTGTTCTTGGATTCAATCGCGTATCGTTTACGACGATACGTTTTGAATTCGTCAGTCTGTTCGTACTCAAGCTGATCGCTGTGCTCCCTTGACTTCAACGATACGCTATACGTTTTAGATTTTGCCCCATCTTTATAACATCCTTCGCGCAACGGACAACATTTACATAGTACGATATCGAAAAAGTGTGTCTCTTGTTGACTTGCACCTACATTCTTTTTGCCTGTTCGAGACTTTCGGACGGCCATGTGCCCGGCAGGGCAGACGTAGCGGTTTGCATCTTTATTATAGGTGAACCCCTCAGCTCGATTCGTGGAGACAGAAAAGACCCGTGGATTCAATGGAGCGACGAGCTTACATCCTTGCGAAGCGACAGAAACTAGGTTCTCACGACTAGAATAGGCAGAGTCACCCACAATGTAGTCGAACTCGGCGCCAGCTATATGGCTCTTCTCAACCAGGCTGGTCAGTTGAATGCCATCTGCCGCTTCGTCGGACGTCACGATAACAGCTGTGATCACGCCATCCTCGGTCATTGCGAGATGATGTTTGTAACCAAAGAACGAGGAGTCAGCGCTTTTATGCCCGGTCCGGGCATTCTTGTCCCTTGATACCCGCAACTCGAAGTGTGCATCCTCCGTCAGTTCACGGACACGGTTCACCCGAGCCCGAATGTGCTCCCGTGATATCAATTCAGGCATTTCGGATTCAACAGTTTCAGCTACAGCGAGCGCATACGCCAAGAGTTGGTCGATATCTGCTTCATCCACTTTCTCTGGGAAACGTCCTTTCGTGTTGTCATTTTCTTGATAACATGCCTGCCGAAGCCGTTTCGCCTCTTCGATGACAACCTGCTTAATCGGTTTTTGTCCGTATCGAGCACGAGAATGGGTCGAATCAACAATCAACGTCCGACTATTTAGAACGCCCATCTCTTTCGCGATCCGTACTGTGTACGCAATCAACTGATCGAGTAGCTCGTCATTATCCATACGCTGACGCCGGAATTTTGTGAGCGATGAAGGATTAATGACATCCTCCTCCGGTGCCAAATCCAAAAAATATTTATAGGCAAGATCAGTTTTCGCCCGTCTGACGAGGTCGACATCGGACAGGTTTGAGTAGGCTTTCAGAAATAGATATTTAAACATCCGAACGGGATGGACCGCCATCCGTCCGTTATCATGGCAATACGTGTCCGCGAGCAATTCTGTAATGAAATCAAAAGAGACGAGGTCGTGAATGAGACGTAACTCATCATCCGCGGGGATTAACAAATCATAGAGAGCCCGATAAGGGCTCGGCGGCATATTCGGCAGGTCGGGCATCATCGAAATCGCCTCCAAATGTATTGATTTCAGCCAGTATAGTCTGGAATGGCATTCATGTACAGTAACCTCGTAGCAAAAGGCTGGTCGATCGAAAAATAAGAACAGAGGAGCATAGATCCCTTCGGGACGACGCTCCTCTGTTTAAAATTATATGAGGTTTTTCAGTGCCTTCGTATTGAACCGGAGTCATTTTTGTCGTTTTCAGATGTCACGATACCCTCCACAAGGAAAAAATAAAAAATCCCAAAATTGTATTATGAAATATATAATATATGGTAGAAGATATTTATTGAAAATGACATTTTTTAATGTCATGAAATGAGGATATAAAAATATGAATTACATAGAACACTTAGAAGCCCATTGTGGTGAAAGTACTGGTCACCTTGAGATGGAAGAATTACAAGATCATGCGATTCAATTGTTGCAGTTTCAAAATGCACCGTTTGCGAATGCGAATACCGTGACATCACTTGGATTATTGCATCACCCATTGCAATTCGAGAACGGTGCCATCGTCCATCAAGAAGTGATGATATCCGTCATGCAACCAGATGCCGAGTCGGATTTGATTGAATTGGTTTATCGCTTGACGCTAGAAGCATTGAAAACTGGACACGCATATGATTTAGGCGAGTACTTACCAATGCCGGATGGGTTGTTATCGAAGTACGGCTTCGCTGCCCTATATGTGACGATACCGTTCTACTTTGAAGAATCATTTCAAGTCTATAAAGGGAACGCAGCGTTCGGGGAACCGGAGGCGGCGTTACCCGTCTGGTTCGTACCGATCTTTGCTTCGGAAGTCGCATACATCGGACAATACGGTACTGAGGAATTTAATGAGATGATGTATGAAACTGAGATGCAGCTACTTAATTTAAAGCGACATCCGCTTGTGGGAGACGATGAAGCGATCGAAGCATTGAACGCTAAGAGACAACTCTTCGTTCTCGAGTGTGAAATCACGGATGCGTTTTTTAAAGACGAGATCCAACGACCGTTAGTACTAAATGGACCGTTAGCGAAGGCGTATCACATGAGTGTTGAATCGGGAGAACAGGGCGATACAGATCAAAATGAAACTTTTCTGTTTGATTTTCTAAATCATCAAAATCGTTTTCCGATCTACGCGACCTTTTTTGCTTTTGAAGAGGAAGACCAAGACAACAAAGCATTCTTCACGAAGCATCATATGTCGTTCACTTCACATGTCTTGTCTAGACAAAAACAAACGAACGGATGGTTACGAGGAAAACGAACATCGACAAGGGAGAGTCATTACTTCACGATCAAGATTGAAGATACTAAGATGCTCGAACTCATCCTTGAGCACGCTTGTGGAGCCGGAATGATGAACGAACTGTTCATGTTTTCGTATTCCGATCATCTGTCAATTCAACAAGAGGTCGAAACGACGTACCGAAAAACACGTGTCTTAGAAGATCGATTCGTTTATCCGGAGGATACGACCGTCGTGATTGTCGGTCATGATGGTGAAATGCTTTATCTGCTCTCGAACGAAGAACATTTCGCATATGATCTTCGGACGGACTGGGCGAAACGACTGCGACAACAGTTACCAAGCGATACGGTGATTCGCCAGCTGAATGGAGAATTGTTCGCAGACCTATAAGAAATGGAGGAGCGGCATGCAACTCATCAAACCAATTAACGACCAGAATCATTTTTGGCTGTTTGAGAAGGATGGACGGACACTCTACACCTTTCATGGCATCATGGGAGAGCGGTTAGAAGAACCAATGAGCCAGCAAAAGTTCTCGCGCTTTTTTAATCTGGATGCCTACATTCGAGAACTCGTAGCTGAGAAAGAAAAGGACGGATACTCGGTCGTTCAAGAAGCGGATTACCACGAAGTTGTCGTCGAGATCTTTTGTCAGGATACAGAGTATGACGTCATCTTTGAGCATCGTTCGAGCATTGAAGAAGACCTCAATGGATTTCTTTTTCAAATCGGCAACGGGTATTTTTTTGAAGATGAATTTGGTCCAGAAGCGATCGAATTTGTCCTTCATATCTTGGAGCCGTCTTATATCGTTGAACCCGTCATTGATTATTTTAAGGAGCAGTTTAATCTGAAGAAAATCCGAATGGGGCAGGCAAAAGTTCATTATGGCAGACGATTGACCGGGCTTTATCCCACAGGAAAGAATTTTAACCGGAAAAATTGAACGATGACGACACAGATAGGAGGAACAGTATGAACGAACTGACAATCGACGAATACTCTTTTCAGTCGAAGAGTATCCAACGTATGCTTCAGACATCCGAAATCAACGTGCTCAATCAATTACAAACCATCTACGAAATCATGTGTTATGACCATACAGTAGGTAGTTTTACCAGTGAATTGACGGAGGAGGTATTGTATGGCACGCTAGTTCGCTTCAATCATTTTCCTTTATATATCACGACTAATTTTGATGAGATTCGAGAAGATGAAATGGACCTCTTAGAGCGTTTAAAATTGCGCCCATTCGTTTGCCACGAACATCCCCGGTACGAAGGCGATCATCGGTATACCAGTTTTTATTGCTGTATCGAAGTGTTGGATGCGAATGATCTGCGTTTCGTTTTAGAAGAGTCCTTTTTTCGAGCTGCTTATAGTGAAACGTTCCTCATCACGTTCGCACGACCTACGTTTGAGTTGAAGACTTCTGGGATATGGATCTTTAAAGAAGCGAAATACACGCATGTAGTTGATGCACGTGATGGATTACCGTTCATCCTTCCGTCGCATGATGCGCTCGGTTTCATGTGGTTTTCGAATGGAGATGCCTTTCAAACCGTCGATCAACTAAAAGCGATTTTACCAACGGATTATCAGATTGATCATTTACTAAATACCTACGATTAATTCAATTGAAGATAAAGGGAGTCATACAGAATGACATATCAAAGTGGATTACCTGGCGTTACGGAAGAGAGACTACAAGAAGTAGAGGCAGTACTCGGCTTCGAGCTTCCGAAAGAACTACGAAACTGCTACAAGCGCGAAAACAAGTTCAATGTCGGTGAATGGGAGTTTCATCCGATCAAGGACGAGAAGTATATCAAGCGAACATGGGACGACCTTGTTCGTATCAATTTGACAGATGCAGAAGAGTATCCAGAAGGGTTCTTGCGGATTGCGGCGGACGGAACAGGTGACGAACTCGGATATCAGTTACCGGACACAGAGACGATCGTCTTGTGGGACCACGAAGAACAAGAACTATTTCCGGTAGCACCGACGTTGAATGCGTTCGTTGAAAAGGAACAACAAATGGAACAGAGTGCGGAACAAGCAGAAGACTTCTTACAGACAGTTCTCGAGACGGGTGCTGTCTATGGTCTATCGAAGTTGGAACAGTCGGGTTGGGCGTACTGTCCGTCGAATCAAGAGGAAACGGACGTCCTATTATTCTTTTCGACGGATGCGGCGGCAAAAGCACTGCAGACGAAGGAATGGGCGAACTATCATCTGATTCGCTTAGACCTGGATTTGTACATGAATGGCTGGTTACCGAACATGATTAACGACGGACTGTATTGTGGCTTGAACTGGGGACCGGAGCTCGTCGGACTTGAGCTAGATCCAGAAGATGTCCTAGCAGATCTGGAGAGTTAACATGATTCAGACACTCAGTAAACAGGTGGATGGCATTACGTACTTTTGGTACTTGTATCGTGATGGTCGAATCATCCAAATCTATCACGGTGTCACCGAGCAATGGAAGCTTGATCAAGATGTCAGCGATGAGAAGGAAGAACAGTACTCGACGAGGCGTCAAGCGAAACGACGGATGGAGGAACTAATTGCTGAAAAGCAAGCGGAAGGATACAAGCAGGATGATATTTACGGGATACAACCTGGACGAGAGGAACGCGAGAAGTTTCGACGACGGACGTCCTGGTTCGCCTATCTTCTGGTGGGACTAGGTCTGTTTCAGTTCGTGACACCGTTCTCTGTCTTACCAATTGTAGTATTTGGAATGGGTATTCCCTTGATGTTTTTAGCTTTTCTCGGTAAAGGTTATCTTCCTACATGGCTTCGAATTGTCTGCTTCATTAGTTACTTTTTCATGCACGTGATTCATCAGCAGGAATCGTATATCCCGTATCTTTTCCCGATTCTTTCGATAGGCACGGGAATACTATTATGGTTTCATCTTCGAAAAACGAGACAACAAATGAAAGTGGAGTAATGACATTTTTAAAAGGAGATGAAACATGTTACTTCTAGATAAGTTACTACAAGATCCTGCCGTTTCTGAGGTACCACGTTTACATAGTGCTCTTCTTGCGAAAGATCGCGGTTTGCGAAAAGCGTGGTTAGTACATATGGAGAGGTTCATTGAAAAAGCGAATACATGGAACTTCGAGCGACAGCGGATGTTTGTGAGTTGGTTATTGTCTACCTGTGAAGGAGAGACAGAAGCTTCGTTCCTATTGATTCATCCGCTAAAAGAACGTCTTCTAAAACCGACTTTGAAGAAGTGGATGAAAGAGATGCCGGATGACGTCCGACCGTATCGTTGGTATGGTCTTTTCTTTGATGAAGATGACCGTTACATCTACTTACAAGAAGCGATTACGCGAGGGGGAAGACAGGAGCAGTTAGCAATTGAGAAGATGATTGATCATCACTTGTATGGACTTTGGTATTCTTTCCACCATCTCAATGAAGACTTGTATTTAGGAGAAATAGAAGAGGATGCAGCAACCTTAACAGAGACTTGGTTGTTAATCGAGCAACTCGAAGATGCGGTTTTGAAATCGGAATGTATTAACGAATGGCAGAAAATGAATCAAACCTTAACGGATTGGGTTCGTTTCCGGCAAGAGCAAACCACCGGATTCATGGAGTGGCGTCTGCAACAAGAATCAAAGGATTGAGTTTGATTAATCCCATGACATTAGCAAGTTGGAAATGTCCTCTCCGTTATATTTAAGAAAGAGGTATACACCATGAAAAAACTAGGCACGTTTACAAGTCACAAAGGGAATTTGATTGTCTCGGATCCTGCTTTCCTTGAGCCGGATATAGAATACAACGTGACAATTCCAGTTGAACAAGGTTCGATTTGGACGGTCTTCTATGACGAAGATGAGTTCGAATCAATCAATTTGCTTTACCTAACAATGAATGAAGAAACGAAGATGGATCCATCCGATTTCGAGCCGTTATCCGATCTAGTCGTCGTCGATTCAGCGCAGCTCGTCATCATGAACACAGCGGATTACGGGAGACGGGAAGCCATTGATTGGGAGATTCGAAATACGCTAGAGTTCGACGAAGAAATCGACCCGTTCTATATCGCAATCTCAGATGAAATGATGGAAGACGAGATCTTCCTGTTTCCGTTCGGTGTCGCCGTTCAGTTAATGGGGGATGGACACTATGAAGTCCTCGTCCGACGAGAAGACGAGAACGTGACAGGGATCGCGATCGTCCTTGGGGAACATGAGGCTTTTGAAGAACACGATGACGAGGAAGACGTGTCACTAGAAGACGTTGAAATGCCGCTCATCAAGAAAGAAAGACATCCATCAGGATCTGATGATAGGTTTCTGGCGAATGTGCTAGCTTCCATGGAGAGATTCTATGGAAAAGACCACAAAAAACTAAAGTACAGCATTCTAATCGAGGGGCAAAAGGTAAGGCATGAGCTTTGTTTGTATGATCGCTTACCAAAAATTCAAAGCTACCGAGTGTCCGTTGAGAGTCCTTGTCCGGAAGCCCGTATTCAAGCATTCGAGACCGATCATTTCGCGATTCCGGAGTGGTATAAAAATATTTTGCGAGTCTGTAACGGGGTACGTTTTACCGAAGAGTTGAACTTATACGGTATACCGCTGGCGAGCTGGAACGGGTTATCGCATGAGATCCAAGACAATCTTTCGGTTAGTCTTGATGAATACGCGTTAACCGAGTTCGATGCGATCCGCGACAAATACTTCTTTTTTGGTTCGTCGTTTAGACAGGACGAATACTATGCAGTATTAAAAGAGCGTCCAGACGAAGCTGTCTATTGCTTCGACTATAGAACGTTAAAACTCAAACCGAAGGCAACGACTTTCCAAGATATCGTCCGTGATGCGTGGCGCGCGTGTAATCTGAAAGCACTCCATAAAAGAATGTGAGGATAATCTCATGAAAATAATCTATTCCCATGAAGACTTACTCGCTCTCGAAGATCCCTTTGAATATGAGGTAGGATTGCCGATCCGCATCAGAGAACTGCCGGCTTCCGTCATCGAAGAGGAGATTCCGGATAGCCGCGAACATTTGGATCGTCTTCTAAAAGATGGTTATACATTGGTCATTCAGAAACCGCGAATTCCAACCCTGCCCGTATTCGCAGGGTTATCCTTGATAGCGGAGAATACGACTATGAAATTGTATATTTACCAGGCAAATCATTGTGAGGATGCGTTATGGGATGTTCTGTCCAAAAATGAATACGATCGGTACTGGGCTTATTTTTTATTGAAAAAAATCGAAGGTGTCAGATTCGAATTGCCTTATACGCAACCATTACAACACTTACTCAGACTCACTCATCTTGGTACGAATCAACTCGTGTATCTACAGTTTGAAACGTATCGAAGCGTGACGTGTCAGTGGGATTGAAAAAAGGAGATTCTTCATGAAAATGTATATCGAAGAGCATATCGATGCGACACGCGTCTACCCTTGGCTTGCGGATGCGAGTTCATCGATTCGTTGTCTATGCGTAGTCGGTGAAATGCTTTTGTTTCCAGAAGACATCGTCCAATTCAAACAAATCAGTAGTGAGATGTTCCGTGATGAGCTAAAGCAAAAGCATGCATTGAGTACCTATCGCTTTTATATAGTAGTGTGTGTCGGAAATGAGTTTCAGTCCAAAAGAATCTTTGATTATTACAAGCTGTGGCGTTTGCTCGAACGAGAAGAGATGCTCGAGGGCTTCACCTCCCGAATGGAAGTAGCGGTTAAAGTGGGCAAAGAACCGTACTACGTTGGGATTGCTGAATTTGGTATCGAACAGCTCTCGACAGCTATCGAGATGATTAGTGATTCTCCAGCTATGTATATCATTATTTGTGCGAATCATGATCGACCGTCACACTGTCAGGAGTTACTTGATCAGGTGCTCGACATCGGCTTAACAGAAAGTGGAGGTTTGCCAGTCGTCGAGATGGTCACGACACTGACCGCACAAGGTTATGCCGTCTGCACGTGGGGAAGTTCGAGTGAAGAACAGGAACTACAGTGTTTTTATACGGCAGCCTTCTTATAACAATGTAGAAAGAAGGAATTCGATGAGTCTGCGTGGCGTATCGTTTGAAATTCCGAATGAACCGGGACGTGTCTTGCTCGACATATTAAGTGCGATTGAGATGAAGGCGTATGATTGGTTTCTTCGTAACTTTGATTTTCCGATCCAAACCATGGATGGGGAGTTGTATGACAGTTTAGAAGAGTTTTCAATCGATCGGATAGCGACAGGACATGAACTAGCGAAATGGCTAAGGGGAACAAGCAATTACCTAATCTTTGCTGAATTGTTTGCATTTCAAGGTGGTCAGACTGAAGAAGTGGGAACGACGTATGAGTGGTTTCAGGAAAGCAATTGTCAAATCGCGATTTTGGTGTATGACTGCACATACGTAGATATCTATTGTAAGGAGAAGCACGTATCTGAAGCGTTTTATGAGAATGCGATGAAACGTGGGTATACCGGAATCGAGTGGGTGACCGATGATAATGATCCTCGGACTCGTTTGTCGGTATGGGCAGAATAAGACACTGTTCAGACGAACAGATGTAATCTGTAAGCGTTTAAGGTGAGAGCTATGAACTACGAAGTTTTGATAAAAGGAGAGAAAAATCATGAATCAAGAGATGGAAGAGTTCGTTCAAGCGGTCCATCGGACGGTCGTTCAGGATGGTATGGCAGACTATAAGGACATCTATGAAGAAGAAGTCGATCCAAACGTCAATGACTATACGGCCTGCATCGCGTTTTACCAACAGTCGAGCGAAGCGGATCAAAAACGAATGAGACAGATGATGGAACAGACAATCATCGATACGGTTTCCCATGTATTTGGCATCATCGATGGGACTTCAGGACTAAATGGATCTGCGCTTGAAGCGAAACTGGCACTTGTCCGAGTCGACGAAGCAGGAGATCCGGTCGAGACCGTAGAGACAGATGGTGCATTGCAAGATACGTTTTTAGGCTACATAGAAGATCGTGACTTGAACGCATTGTGAAGGAGGGAGCGGGAACAACTCATGATTCTACTGATAAAACAAAACGGCGCGGATATGCTCTACCAAACAATCTATACCGAGGGACGCATCATCGTGCAGCACGAAGGAATCGTTGGAGCATGGGTGAGAGAAGAAGACGTAAAACAGATGCGCGTTTCTCGCTTCAAACGATTAGGTGTACAAATTTTTCAGCTGATCGAGAAGTTTGAACGTCAAGGCTATCGCGAGCTGAACGAGACCGATTATACGGAACTGGTTGTCCAGTTTTCTTATGAAAAGGATCAGGAAGAAACAGCGCTCGAGCGACGTCACATGATGGAAGAAGTAATCAATGATGGTTTGCTTCATACGGGGAACGGCTACTGCGAAGGGGGAGATATTGGTAATGGTACGACGAATATCTTCTACCACGTCCTTGATATCGAGGCAGCCATTACACTAATTTTTGAAGAAATGAAAGCACGCGATGTACAAGACAAACCAAAAATTGCAGTACAAGAAGGAGCAGCATACACCGTTCGATACCCTGAAGGAGCGCCGTTCGATCTGATTGGTGAAGGCAAGCCATGGAGCTGGATTCCGATGACGCAAGCGGAGGATGAGAAGGTATGGCACGTCATTGATCAACAATTGCAATTCGCACCCAGTACGACAGTTTTCCCCTCATACCATGCCCCGAGTCCGTTCATTACATACGAAGTGGATTATGAAAAACGAGAAGAAATCGAGCAGGAGCTAAAGCGTATTCTGACCGAGCTGACTGTTGAAGGAGAACGCGTCATGGCGCTCGATTGGAATCATCAAGGGTATTGGATCGACCCAAGGCGTCCGTTTCTTCGAAATGAAGAAGGAGACTGGATGATTCCAGCAGTTCCAGATGGCGATTACTCCTTTTTCATCGCTCGTGATTTTCGCTGGGGATATCTCGGTCACCCGTGGGAGGGGAGCATCACGTTGTTTGGAGAAGATCTGATTTCTGCGTTCCAAAGAACAAAGATTTTTTCGAATGAAATCCGAAGAGGGTGAGTAAGATGAAAATGACCTTTCAACGAAACGACTGGATTGATCTGTTCCGAGAACTGCTGCCACACGACGATTGGAAAGACCTCGTCCGTCTTCAAGTGAGTCAGCACTCGTATCCGTTTGAAGTAAAGTTACTGGACCGACTACTCAAGCAGAATCCAAATATCGGTGATTTTTCGAATTGGACGGTTCGATCTCACATGATCATGACTGACGCCTCACAGCTTGAAAGATTTCTCGAACATCTTGTCATCGAACAGCAGGAAATAGCGACTGATGCAGAGGTGACGCTTATCATACAAAAACAAGGACAAGGAATCATCCGGGTCACAAACGATTGTGTCTCGATGTATGGAGTCGCATATGAAGAGCTCGATGATGCAGGGACAGAATATGAGAACTTTTTCGATGCGATTTTACCGCATGCTACGTTTCCGGTCGAGGTCGTCTTTTGTGGTCGGGATGTTTTAGAAAACGATGATTCGATTCACGTGATGACGTTGCACGATTCCAATTGGCAAGCGGTGTTGGAAGAACATTTACTGCATTTGCTGAATCGAAAGGAAATGACGTCAGGATTATTTTCGAAAGATGCACGTTCCGCGCAGCAAACGCTTGAGGACTTCATGTCTGAGTTCTCGTTATTGATGCCCTATAACTTCATCGTGACCCGCGATGCAACAGATCGATTTGGCATGCTCGATCACTTTTGTACGAATGGGAAAATTGCACATTTTGGAAATATCGGTGTAGTAAATAAATGATCGTAAACGCATAAGGAAGAAGAAAACGCTGGTCAACGGTGGCGTCGTTTTAGATGGTTTAACCTTGTACTTAGACAATGTCTGCGATGGCATGGATTTTTTCAACCATCATTTCGGAATAGAATTCATTCGACAGGTGGAGTTGACTAAAAATTTTATGAAGGATAGTTCATGAAGCATCTGGAATTGAAAGCTATAACTCATTTAAATATTGATGCTGAAATGAATGCAAAAACTCTTAAATCGTATCTCTCCAAATCTTTTAAGTTTAGAAAAATCTATGTATAAAGCAGAAACAGCCCTTGATTCTCATAAGTTGTTATTTATATAAACGCATTTGGCTTTTATATCTTAATAAAAATAAATCTATATATTCCTTTTGTAAGAATAATACTTTGAAATCATTTTAACATTAAGGAATATTCCATTACCTATAGGGTGATGTACAACATACTTACGACGATAGAAGAATTGTTGGGAAGGAGTAAAAAATGAAAAACGAAGTTACAACGATTCTCTTCGAGTATCTTGCAGGAGAAGGCGACATATTGAATGAACAAGCTATCACTATACAAGAAGCTGAGAAACAATTCTATGAAATCTTAATGAGTGGTAGCAACTTGGTATTAGCAGATGGGAACAGGTTAATAAATAGACGGAAACGATTATGGGGAGTCCTCAAAAAAAGGGTACGAAGAACTTCCTCATGGACTACAAGTAGACCTTCGATGGAATCGGGAAAAAGAACAGGTTGTTTTTCGTATTGTACTTCAGTGTCGTTATGGAACAGGAACAAAAAAACGTTATCCTTCGGATGAAGATTTAATCCGACATAGTCGGCTTTTAAGCTTGCCTTATCTTAATGAGGATGGATTCCAATATGAATCACAGTCAGAAGTTGAACATCCGGATACGTTAAAAAAACAAGTTGAACATGAGCCAAGTAAGAACATAGAGTTAGTTTTCATCCATAATATAGATGTTCGTACAAAGAATAAGAATAAAGAACTGACTCATATATTATACGAAGCAATTCAACGAATGATACCTAAATATGAAGCAATTCTAGAAACTGCTCCTGCTATAACTGAGGAGCAAGCACCAGCTTCAGTTGACCATGTTAAAGGAGGAGTAATAGTGCATCCTAAGAATATGATATTACAAGGTCCACCAGGAACGGGCAAAACCTATCATACGGTCTTATACGCCGTCGCCATCATTGAAGGGAAGTCTATTGATGAAATTCAGAAGGATGGATATCCGGAAGTAAAGAGAAGATACGCAAAATATCGAGACGAGAATCGAATCGCCTTTACGACATTCCACCAGTCATATGGATACGAAGAGTTTATCGAAGGCATCAAACCAGTCGTAGTAGCTGATCAGAACGAGATTGGGTTTAACATCGAGTCTGGTATTTTTAAGGAGTTTTGTGATCTTGCTGCTGACGGACGACGATTTGGTGGATATGACGTTTCAATTGATAGTGAGGCACGTATTTGGAAGGTTTCTCTTGGAGGATCAGGGGGTCATCCGCTCAAGAAAGTTTGCTTTGATAAAGATATCATGCGGATTGGGTGGGATCAATATGGAGAAGAGCCCTTCAAAAGTACGGTCTCCATGAATCCTTCTGAGCGAAGTGTTTTAACATATTTTTACGAAACGATGAAAATGGGCGATATTGTTCTATCATTGAAAGACGAACGGCATATTGATGGTATTGGAATTATTGAAGGGGAAGCCGAGTGGTTGGAAGATGAAGATCACTACAAACGTAGCCGGAAAGTAAACTGGCTTGCTAAACATATCTCACTTGATATACATGAGATGAATATGCGGAAAAATTTGACACGGAAGACCGTGTATCCTTTAGATCGTCTGTCTGTCTCGCAAGTAGAACGCATGCTTGAAAGTGAATACGGTATCTCGAATGTAAACGTTCAAAGC
This region of Exiguobacterium acetylicum DSM 20416 genomic DNA includes:
- a CDS encoding DUF2716 domain-containing protein, encoding MILLIKQNGADMLYQTIYTEGRIIVQHEGIVGAWVREEDVKQMRVSRFKRLGVQIFQLIEKFERQGYRELNETDYTELVVQFSYEKDQEETALERRHMMEEVINDGLLHTGNGYCEGGDIGNGTTNIFYHVLDIEAAITLIFEEMKARDVQDKPKIAVQEGAAYTVRYPEGAPFDLIGEGKPWSWIPMTQAEDEKVWHVIDQQLQFAPSTTVFPSYHAPSPFITYEVDYEKREEIEQELKRILTELTVEGERVMALDWNHQGYWIDPRRPFLRNEEGDWMIPAVPDGDYSFFIARDFRWGYLGHPWEGSITLFGEDLISAFQRTKIFSNEIRRG
- a CDS encoding AAA family ATPase, which codes for MPYLNEDGFQYESQSEVEHPDTLKKQVEHEPSKNIELVFIHNIDVRTKNKNKELTHILYEAIQRMIPKYEAILETAPAITEEQAPASVDHVKGGVIVHPKNMILQGPPGTGKTYHTVLYAVAIIEGKSIDEIQKDGYPEVKRRYAKYRDENRIAFTTFHQSYGYEEFIEGIKPVVVADQNEIGFNIESGIFKEFCDLAADGRRFGGYDVSIDSEARIWKVSLGGSGGHPLKKVCFDKDIMRIGWDQYGEEPFKSTVSMNPSERSVLTYFYETMKMGDIVLSLKDERHIDGIGIIEGEAEWLEDEDHYKRSRKVNWLAKHISLDIHEMNMRKNLTRKTVYPLDRLSVSQVERMLESEYGISNVNVQSEKPYVFIVDEINRGNISKILGELITLIEPSKRLGEMEETLVKLPYSKKEFGVPSNIYIIGTMNTADRSIALLDTALRRRFQFIEMAPDPRTLRGISIKGVHLEYVLDIMNRRIAALYDRDHMIGHAYFTSLSSSDDISALQQIFLKSIIPLLQEYFFDNVEKINAIFGNDKTYPILIQDVPAFGLFDSSIDPNDLETSYRINYAILAQPETYQAIYGNQYANV